A single region of the Marispirochaeta aestuarii genome encodes:
- a CDS encoding YifB family Mg chelatase-like AAA ATPase, protein MTIYSYASFGYEGELVTVEVDLRPALPGIEIVGLPDSAIREAKERIRVAIRNSGFEYPTKRILVNLYPAGVPKAGASFDLPIALGILAACGIPENPPERILALGELQLSGRIRAVDGVIAALHESEALGELPRLVPEENRAEAAAAGIGNLCPVGDLADAVDLLRAPASWKPRDTEDKVGDSGIPETGLDYGDMAGCPELLRALQVAAVGGHHAMLFGPPGSGKSMAALRFPSILPPLAHRESLEVTRIYSVAGKLPRRWGLIKNPPFRKPHHSASREGLIGGGPALQPGEVSLAHNGVLLLDEAAEFQSGVLQALREPVEQRRVDLVRAGRRAFFPARFQLLLTLNPCPCGNLGKEDAVCLCTEREISRYWKTLGGALLDRIDIRIPLNPAGPGALLGGERRGSRSIREDVLNARRFGRKLRGTERMNADLEGRELARAADLDDDSRRVLLEETHREGFSNRAVHGVLKVALSIADLEASERVMAPHIAEAVALRGVGGNLFYSGVRIRSS, encoded by the coding sequence ATGACAATCTACAGCTACGCCTCCTTCGGTTACGAAGGAGAACTGGTCACCGTGGAGGTAGACCTGCGTCCCGCCCTGCCGGGGATCGAGATCGTGGGGCTGCCGGACAGCGCCATCCGGGAGGCTAAGGAGCGAATTCGGGTGGCCATCCGCAATTCTGGCTTCGAATATCCGACAAAACGTATCCTGGTAAACCTCTATCCCGCGGGAGTACCCAAGGCGGGGGCCTCCTTTGATCTGCCCATTGCCCTGGGAATCCTGGCGGCCTGCGGTATTCCGGAGAATCCGCCGGAACGTATCCTGGCCCTGGGGGAGCTGCAGCTCTCCGGGAGAATCCGTGCCGTGGACGGGGTTATAGCCGCCCTCCATGAGTCCGAAGCCCTGGGAGAACTTCCACGGCTGGTCCCTGAGGAAAACAGAGCGGAAGCAGCCGCAGCGGGAATCGGGAATCTGTGCCCTGTCGGGGACCTGGCCGATGCCGTTGATTTGCTGCGGGCCCCCGCCTCCTGGAAGCCCCGGGATACAGAAGACAAGGTAGGGGACAGCGGAATTCCGGAGACCGGGCTCGACTACGGCGATATGGCCGGATGTCCGGAGCTTCTCAGGGCCCTGCAGGTCGCTGCTGTGGGGGGCCACCATGCAATGCTTTTCGGCCCCCCGGGTTCGGGAAAATCCATGGCGGCGCTACGCTTTCCTTCGATCCTGCCGCCCCTTGCGCATCGGGAGTCCCTCGAGGTAACCCGCATTTATTCGGTGGCGGGCAAGCTGCCCCGCCGCTGGGGGCTCATAAAAAATCCGCCCTTCCGCAAGCCCCACCACAGTGCCAGCCGGGAGGGGCTTATCGGCGGCGGACCGGCTCTGCAGCCCGGGGAGGTTTCCCTGGCCCATAACGGAGTCCTGCTCCTGGATGAGGCGGCGGAGTTCCAGTCCGGGGTGCTTCAGGCCCTGCGGGAGCCGGTGGAGCAGCGGCGGGTCGATCTTGTCCGGGCCGGACGGCGGGCCTTCTTTCCCGCCCGATTTCAGCTTCTTCTTACCCTGAACCCCTGTCCCTGCGGAAATCTGGGCAAGGAGGATGCGGTATGCCTGTGCACGGAAAGGGAGATCTCCCGCTACTGGAAAACCCTGGGGGGTGCCCTGCTGGACCGGATAGATATTCGCATTCCCCTGAATCCCGCAGGACCCGGGGCGCTCCTGGGCGGGGAGAGACGGGGGTCCCGCAGTATCCGGGAGGATGTCCTTAACGCCCGCCGGTTCGGGAGGAAGCTGCGGGGGACGGAGCGCATGAATGCCGACCTTGAAGGACGTGAACTGGCCCGGGCAGCGGACCTTGACGATGACTCCCGCAGGGTCCTTCTGGAAGAGACCCATCGCGAAGGCTTCTCCAACCGCGCGGTCCACGGAGTGCTGAAGGTGGCCCTGAGCATTGCGGACCTCGAGGCTTCGGAGAGGGTCATGGCTCCCCACATCGCGGAGGCGGTGGCTCTCAGGGGAGTGGGGGGGAACCTGTTCTATTCGGGGGTGAGGATCAGATCCTCCTAG